From the Camarhynchus parvulus chromosome 13, STF_HiC, whole genome shotgun sequence genome, one window contains:
- the RPL26L1 gene encoding 60S ribosomal protein L26-like 1, protein MKFNPFVTSDRSKNRKRHFNAPSHIRRKIMSSPLSKELRQKYNVRSMPIRKDDEVQVVRGHYKGQQIGKVVQVYRKKYVIYIERVQREKANGTTVHVGIHPSKVVITRLKLDKDRKKILERKAKSRQVGKEKGKYKEETIEKMQE, encoded by the exons ATGAAGTTCAACCCTTTTGTGACCTCGGACCGCAGCAAGAACCGCAAACGGCACTTCAATGCCCCCTCCCACATCCGCAGGAAAATCATGTCCTCGCCCCTGTCCAAGGAGCTGCGGCAGAAGTACAACGTGCGCTCCATGCCCATCCGCAAGGACGACGAGGTCCAG GTGGTGAGGGGACACTACAAGGGCCAGCAGATCGGGAAGGTGGTGCAGGTGTACAGGAAGAAATACGTGATCTACATCGAGCGCGTGCAGCGTGAGAAGGCCAACGGCACCACCGTGCACGTGGGCATCCACCCCAGCAAG gtgGTGATCACCAGGCTAAAGCTGGACAAGGACCGCAAGAAGATCCTGGAGCGCAAAGCCAAGTCCCGCCAGGTTGGCAAGGAGAAGGGCAAGTACAAGGAGGAGACAATCGAGAAGATGCAAGAATAG